The following coding sequences lie in one Pseudorasbora parva isolate DD20220531a chromosome 18, ASM2467924v1, whole genome shotgun sequence genomic window:
- the bada gene encoding uncharacterized protein bada: MDNTLHDHQDHFSALDGKKKSYLEETIRNHGHHQNQSLPSISPQRRVRLYSESQVYTVSRWQDAEPQDGASVEENGGTGDGLPFRGRSQSAPAALWKAKKYGRQLRRMSDEFDTWLDKGDAKRLNSQKQNYRGWFSFLWSSKEEEGRECVVML, from the exons ATGGACAACACATTGCATGACCATCAAGATCATTTCAGTGCCTTGGATGGCAAAAAGAAATCATATCTGGAAGAGACAATCAGAAACCACGGACACCATCAGAATCAATCCTTGCCAAGCATTTCTCCTCAAC GGCGTGTGCGGCTCTATTCAGAGTCTCAGGTGTATACAGTCAGCCGCTGGCAGGACGCAGAACCCCAGGATGGAGCATCAGTGGAGGAGAATGGAGGAACGGGAGATGGACTTCCATTCAGAGGTCGTTCTCAGTCGGCTCCTGCTGCGCTGTGGAAAGCAAAGAAGTACGGACGGCAGCTGCGGAGAATGAGCGATGAATTCGACACGTGGCTTGACAAAGGG GATGCCAAAAGACTGAACAGCCAGAAACAGAACTACAGAGGATGGTTCTCATTCCTCTGGAGTTCCAAAGAAGAGGAGGGCAGAGAATGTGTAGTCATGCTTTAG